The Flavobacterium commune genome contains the following window.
CTGTAACTGGTACATTTGAAAATACCAATCCGTGAAGCATTAATTCGGTACTGGCTAGATAGACAATGAAAAATGCGGCAATCCAAATAAAAAATTTCTTTTGGAATATTTCAAATATTGGATTTTCAGAATTGATTTGGTACAGCTTATAGCCAAAAAACAGCGTAATAATTAACGAAATATAGTGCAAATAGAATCCGATTCTTTGATGAATTCCTGTTGTAATGTATTGCTCGTGTTCGTAAAACGAATAGTTAGAGAAGAAAAATGTAAACAATACAATATTGATAATCGCTAGGATATTGGCAAGTTGGTTAGCAACCGTATTTTTGATTTTATAAAAATAGTTGAAAACAAAAACACTAAAAATGAAATGATAAGTAACAGGAAGTGTAAATGCCGAATTCACTCCTTGGATATGAAGATTAGCCTGGTAATTTACTTCAAATAATCCAACCAAATAACCGATTAGAATTCCGATGATACTTATAAAATAACGGTACTCTTTTGGGTTAAAAGTGATTCCGAATTGCTGTTGATTTTCTTCTTCGTTTTTTAATAAATAATGGGAAGCAAATAAGGAAGCAACGGCAAAAATACCTGTTAAGAATATTTTATTGAATACAATTGGTAACGTAAGATCAGATAGATAAATTGCTTTCCAGTCCATCAACAAGCTAATGGTCATTAAGGCTTGAACAATAACTGAAGCAAATCGGTAATAATTTATTTTTGATTTTTGAGCCAGCCATAATAAAATTACGGCTTCTGCTGCCCAAAATAAAGTAATGAAATTGCCTTCAAATTGTATTGGAATAGCGAGTGTTATAAAGGTAAGCGTCAATCCAATCAATAAGTAAACGGCTGTTTTGTCCAGACCCATTTTTTTGTATAAAAAGCAGGCGTAAGTAAAATTCAATAATCCCAATGCGGTGGTGAATATTCCTTTAAGTTCAGGATGGAAATTTTCTAAAATCACCATTCCGGCAGCATAAAACAAAAAGCTATTACTGGCCAGAATACTCAATTCTGTTACAGAAAAAAGTCCTTTGGTTCTAATATTGTTGATAATGTTGATGAGTATGAAAACAAAATAAAATGCAAATCCAAAAATTAACCCACCAAGATAATGCGGTGTTTTTTCATCGAGTTCATTAAATAACCAACCGCCATACAACAATACGGTAAAGGAGTAAGACAAGATGTTTATGATTCCCCATTTTTTATAATACGCTAACGCTAAAATCCCGATGTTTAAAATGAGGATATAGCTAAACAATACCACATAATTTCCTTCGCCCGTGCTAAGCATAAACGGAACTGCAAATCCGCCAATTAGAGATAGTACAGCCAACTCTTTTCGGTTATAAGAAAGTGAAATGAGTGAACTAAATACGGTAATAAGCACCATAATGATGAATGCCACGGTTTGACCAAATAAATGATAACTGTGGAAAGCAATAGCAATAGTAAAGTAGAAAACAGCAATGGCACCAGCTACAAAAACAGAGCTGAAGGCGGCATATTTTTTACGTAATTTATGTGCAACTCCCAGTATTAATGCGCCAGCAAGCATACCAATTCCCACACGGGCCGGTTCGTTAATCCAGTCTTTGTCGATAGCGTATTTTACAAAATAACTAATGCCTAAAACCAGAATTAAAATTCCGATTTTGTTGATTAGGTTTTCGCCAATAAATTTCTCTAAGTCAGGATTGTTTTCTCTGAATCTTTCCCAAAAAGTTTTCTCAGGTTCTACAGGAATGTATGATTTTGGTGCTGGTTTTGGTTCTTCCGTTTTTGGAGTAGGAACTGTCTCTATTGGCTGAATAACGTTCTCTGTTTTTTCCTGAATTGTTTCCTTTTCAATAGGAACAGGGGCTATTGGTTTTTCGATTGCAACAGCTACTGGAGGTTTTGTAGCTTCAGGAGTTGCAATTGGTTTTTCAGGAAGTTTTTCTACTACTTTTTGTTGGTCTATTTTCCGACTCAATTCTCTTAAATTGTCTTCAAGTCCGTCGAATTTTGAATCAAGAGTGGTTTTGATATAGTATAAAAATCCAAAAAGTAATAACAATAAAAAAATAGTCATAGCAGGTTTTTTGAAAATAATGAAATGTAAATATAGTAACATTTATAAATCAACTGTCATTTTTTTCTGATGTTAGCTGCTTTTTTTAAGTTGGTTTATTCGTTTTTGCTAGTGTATTGTTTTTTATAAAAGAATTAAATTGGTTCTTATTATTCTGGTTGATGGCAACGAATGCTATTTTTTTGAGAAATAAAAATAATTTTCAAAACCCTATTTTTTTAATGTTTGTAGGGATTGTTCTCTTTGTTTGATAAAATATTATGTTAAAATTTTAAGATATTCGAAAATTGATTATTTATTTTTAGATTTGACCCACTAACCCTTAAAGCATATTTTAAATGGCATTTGTAAATAAATACAATGACATAGATCTTGTGAAGCGTCTTCAGGAAAACGAAGAAGAAGCTTTGACGATTATTTATAAAGAATATTGGGAAATCATGTATTTGGCGGCCTATAATCTTGTTAAAGATAGATCGGTATGTGAGGATATAGTTCAGGAAGTGTTTATTTCGCTATGGCAAAGAAGGGCGAAATTGCAGATAAAAGTTTCTTTGAAAAGTTATTTGTACACTAGCACTGTGTATAAAGTTTATGACCATTTTGATAAAAATAAAAAGATGCTAAAGGGCGAGTTGTTTGATAATTTTGAAAATAAAATTGAAACTTCTAATCCAGAAACCAAGTTAATGCATGAAGAATTAATTCATCATTTAGATTCCATTATTGATACTTTACCGGACAAATGCAAAGAGGTTTATAAGTTGAGCAGAGAGAATATGTTGTCTAATAAAGAGATTGCTGAGCAATTAAATATTTCGCAACGTACGGTTGAAGGCCATATTTCTAAAGCTTTAAAGATTTTAAAGGAATCGCTTGGAGTAGCCGTAAGTATTGAGTTTATCACACTTTTTTTAAAGTAAAAAAATAAGATGTGTAAAAAAAAGTAAAAATAATTACAAATAGAGCAGGTGTGAAACGTTTTTTTGGAGACTTAGTTATATAAGCATACAAAAAACGAACAAATGAGTTTCAATCACCAACACTATTTTTCAGAATTAGTTAGTAAACTTCTCGATGGTTCTATTACGAAAGAGGAATTAGACAAACTACTGAATTTCTTTTTAAATAATCAGGAAATCGAAAATTGGCCTGCTCATTTAGGATCCAAAGAAGATGTGCAGCAAAGAATGCATGAAAAAATCCGATTAGAATTGGATTTCGATAAAAAAGAAGAAACTAAAGTAATTCCGTTATATCAAAAACCTTTCTTTAAATATGCTGTAGCGGCATCAGTAGCAGTATTGATAACATTTACAGCTTTTTTTAATCAACAAGAAACAAATACTGTTGTTGCAGCGGTTCCTAACAAAATAGAAGTTGGTACTGATAAAGCGATGTTAACTTTGGAAGATGGTTCCACTGTTGTTTTAGAAAAAGGTAAAACTTACAATAATAAAAACGTAAATAGCACTGGAAAAGAGTTGTTGTACAACAAATCCAATTCGGCTTCAAAAAAAGTAGCGTATAATTATTTGACTATTCCACGAGGTGGGCAGTTTGCCATCACGCTTTCTGATGGTACAAAAGTTTGGTTAAACTCAGAAACCAAATTGAAATTTCCGGTAAATTTTGTAGAAGGAAAAACCAGAGAAGTAGAATTAGTTTATGGTGAAGCTTACTTTGATGTGTCTCCAAGTACAGCTCATAAAGGGGCAGGTTTTACAGTGTCTCAAAAGGCTCAGGAAATCCATGTTATAGGTACCGAATTTAATATAAAAGCATACAAAGACGATTCGAGTATTTCTACCACTTTAGTAGAAGGAAAGGTCGAAATGCAATTTGATAATGTCAAACAAAACTTAATTCCAAATCAACGCGCCAATTTTGACCTTAAGACCAACAAGGTGAAAATAGCCAAGGTAGATGTCTATAGCGAAATATGCTGGAAAGATGGTGTTTTCAGTTTTGAGGATAAGCCACTTGATGAAATTATGAAAGTGTTATCGAGATGGTATGATATTCAGGTTGTTTTTGAAAACGAATCTATCAAAAAAGAGCAATTTAATGGAGTTTTAATAAAAGACAGAAATATTGATGAGATTTTGAGGTCTATTAAAAACTCCGGAATTATAAAGAAATATGAATTTAAAAATAAAACCTTGATACTGAAATAAAAAAAAAGAGGGTTAGTAGTTTAGATATTTAGCGGTTTCCTTACTACTTCCCTCCCTATACATTAATTAAACTATTGTTCAACTAACAACCACAAAACTATGAAAATTAATTCTATTAATTGTCGTTTTGAATTTCAAAAACGGCTTCTATTGATTATGATGAAAACATTTTTAATCCTATTTTGTACGACCGTTTTCAGTTTCAATACTGAAACCACCTTTTCGCAGGCAAAAATATCTATTGATGAAAATCAATTGGTTTCGGTCAAAGAAGTTTTTAAAATAATTCAAAAGCAAACCAATTACAGTTTTATTTATCCTAACGACTTTTTTAAAGATGCCCCAAAGGTGCAATTGAAAAAAGGCACCATTGAAATTTCTAAATTATTAGCTCCGATTTTTAAATCCCGTAATTTGAATTTTGAAATAACAGCTGATAAGAATATTATCATTAAAGAGGCTTTGAATATTGAGGCGAAAGAAAAGCCCATTGAAGCGAAAGAAAAAGCTGTTCAGGAAATAAAAGTGTCCGGTAAAATAACCGATGAGAATAATCAGCCTATTCCGGGAGCAAGTATTCTTGTTAAAGGAACTCAAATAGCCACACAGACTGATCTTGACGGTAAATATTTAATAAAAGTACCATCAAATGAGAGTGTTTTGGTTGTATCATTTATAGGATATGGAACCAAAGAAATAAAGATTAATAATCAGTCAGTAATCAATTTCCAACTTCTGCCAGAAACCGCAAAATTAGAAGAAGTTGTTGTAGTGGGTTACGGTTCAAGTAAACAAAAAGATTTAACGGGTTCTGTTTCTTCTGTAAAATCAGAAAATTTTAACAAAGGACCGCAATTGAGCGCACAGCAAGCTATTCAAGGAAAAATGGCTGGTGTTGTAATTGCTCAGAATAGTGGTAAACCAGGAGGATCTAATACAGTAATCATTCGTGGAGGAACTTCCTTAACAGGAACCAATGATCCTTTGTATGTTATTGATGGTGTGCCAATTTCTACTTCGGCAGGAGTGAGTTCAGCAAATATCAGAGGGAATGGAACTGACTTTTTTGATCAGGAACCAACCAATCCTTTGATGACCATTAATCCAAATGATATTGAATCGGTAACTGTTTTGAAAGACGCTTCTTCAACAGCTATTTATGGTTCAAGAGGAGCAAATGGTGTAATTGTTATTACAACCAAAAAAGGAAAATCAGGAAATTTAAAAGTGAGTCTTGATGTTACCGGAGGTATTGCTACAGTTTCAAATAAATTAGATGTATTGTCAGCTGATGAATACAGAAAAATTAATACCGATTTAGGTTTGACTTTTTCTGATTTAGGTGGAAATACCAATTGGCAGGACGAAATTTACAGAACCGCAAAAACACAGGATTATAATTTATCTTTTTCAGGTGGCTCAGACAAAACCGCATACAGAGCTTCTTTAGGATATGGTAATCAGGAAGGAGTATTAATTGGTTCTAAATTAGAAAGAGCTAATGCAAGAATCAACGTGAATCATTCCGCACTTGATGATAAACTTACATTTGATTTTAGAGTGAATTATGGTCAAACATTCTCTAATAATTCACCGGTGTCAAATACGGTAGGAAGTGAAGCAGGAACAAGTATTAACTATGAATCCTATGTCTTTAATCCAACGTATCCAATTTATGATGCCAATGGAAAATACAACCATGTGCCTCCGTATAGAATCAATCCGGTTTCTTTTTCTAATGATGTTTTAGATGAGGTTACCAATAATCGTTTCTTAGGAAATTTATCCACCACTTATAAGATTTTAAACCCTTTAAGTGTAAATGTAAACTTAGGTTATACTAACCAGGCCATCAACAGAAATTCCTATGTTAAAAAATCCAATCCGCTGGGAGAAGGAATGGGCGGATATGCCAGTGTTCAAAAACTAGAAGATTACAGCAAGTTATTAGAAACTATTTTGAGATATAATGACTCATTTGGTAAGCATAGTGTAGATGCTATTGCGGGTTATTCATACCAATATTTTGTAAACGAAGGAATTCGTAATGCCGTATCAGGATTTTTATCAGATGAATTCAAATGGTATAGCCTTCAGGCTGCCAGTACTAATCAAGGAGTAACTTCTTTTAAAGGAAGTAATAAATTGATTTCGATGTATGGTAGGGTAAACTATAATTTTGATGATATTATTCTGGCAACCGCAACTGTGAGAAGAGATGGTTCAAGCCGATTTGGTTCAGGAAATCAATGGGGGGTATTTCCATCGGGGTCTTTGGCATGGAGAGTTTCTAATATGGATTTCTTTAAATCTAAAACTATTTCTGATTTAAAAATCAGAACCAGTTATGGGGTGACAGGAAATCAGGAAATTGGAAATTTGAATTCCATTACAAGATTGGGAGCTACTTCAGCAGGATATATTGTTGGAGGACAAAGAATCACCACTGTATTACCATTGCAATATGCTAATCCGGATTTAAAATGGGAGCAAACTGCACAGTTTAATACGGGTATCGATTATTCGATATTAGATGGTAGAATTCGCGGAAGCATCGATTATTATGTTAAAAAAACTACTGATCTTTTATTGCGTATTCCGGTGCCTTCGCCTACAGCTGTTAGTACCCAATTAGCAAACGTGGGAAGTGTACAGAATAAAGGTATTGAGTTAGAGATTTCAGCCGATATCATTAAAAAAGCTGATTTTTCATGGAGTACTTCTATCAACTATACAAGAAATAGAAATAAGGTATTAAGTCTTTCTAACAGCTTGTACAAAGGGGATAATATTCAGGTTGCACCATTGCAAGGACAAGGCTTAACAGCAGGTATTTATGCCCAACTTATACAACCGGGATTGCCTGTGGGGACTTTTTACGGAAGAGAATTCAAAGGAATCGAAAATGGTGTTGAGATAATTGATCCTGAAATGAAAGTTATTGGTTGTGCCCAACCGGATTTTACATTTGGTATTACCAATTCATTAAATTATAAGAGATTTTCATTAGGATTTAATTTTAGAGGATCTGTTGGGAATGATGTGTTTAATTTAACTGCTAATAATTTAGGGTATTTAAGTAATCTTCCTGGACGAAATGTATTGCAGGAAGCTGTTTCAAGCGGTGTTTTAAGAACGCAACCTAA
Protein-coding sequences here:
- a CDS encoding DUF2339 domain-containing protein; this encodes MTIFLLLLLFGFLYYIKTTLDSKFDGLEDNLRELSRKIDQQKVVEKLPEKPIATPEATKPPVAVAIEKPIAPVPIEKETIQEKTENVIQPIETVPTPKTEEPKPAPKSYIPVEPEKTFWERFRENNPDLEKFIGENLINKIGILILVLGISYFVKYAIDKDWINEPARVGIGMLAGALILGVAHKLRKKYAAFSSVFVAGAIAVFYFTIAIAFHSYHLFGQTVAFIIMVLITVFSSLISLSYNRKELAVLSLIGGFAVPFMLSTGEGNYVVLFSYILILNIGILALAYYKKWGIINILSYSFTVLLYGGWLFNELDEKTPHYLGGLIFGFAFYFVFILINIINNIRTKGLFSVTELSILASNSFLFYAAGMVILENFHPELKGIFTTALGLLNFTYACFLYKKMGLDKTAVYLLIGLTLTFITLAIPIQFEGNFITLFWAAEAVILLWLAQKSKINYYRFASVIVQALMTISLLMDWKAIYLSDLTLPIVFNKIFLTGIFAVASLFASHYLLKNEEENQQQFGITFNPKEYRYFISIIGILIGYLVGLFEVNYQANLHIQGVNSAFTLPVTYHFIFSVFVFNYFYKIKNTVANQLANILAIINIVLFTFFFSNYSFYEHEQYITTGIHQRIGFYLHYISLIITLFFGYKLYQINSENPIFEIFQKKFFIWIAAFFIVYLASTELMLHGLVFSNVPVTAQDVQSSPLYKNYAVSNLQYLKQQIAFDQIQLSRNQIIKTAYPILWGILAFVFLIIGIRKHIKNLRIAALILLGITILKLFLFDISNASETGKIIAFILLGVLILIISFVYQKLKILVQDDNKNHANNETE
- a CDS encoding RNA polymerase sigma factor, giving the protein MAFVNKYNDIDLVKRLQENEEEALTIIYKEYWEIMYLAAYNLVKDRSVCEDIVQEVFISLWQRRAKLQIKVSLKSYLYTSTVYKVYDHFDKNKKMLKGELFDNFENKIETSNPETKLMHEELIHHLDSIIDTLPDKCKEVYKLSRENMLSNKEIAEQLNISQRTVEGHISKALKILKESLGVAVSIEFITLFLK
- a CDS encoding FecR family protein is translated as MSFNHQHYFSELVSKLLDGSITKEELDKLLNFFLNNQEIENWPAHLGSKEDVQQRMHEKIRLELDFDKKEETKVIPLYQKPFFKYAVAASVAVLITFTAFFNQQETNTVVAAVPNKIEVGTDKAMLTLEDGSTVVLEKGKTYNNKNVNSTGKELLYNKSNSASKKVAYNYLTIPRGGQFAITLSDGTKVWLNSETKLKFPVNFVEGKTREVELVYGEAYFDVSPSTAHKGAGFTVSQKAQEIHVIGTEFNIKAYKDDSSISTTLVEGKVEMQFDNVKQNLIPNQRANFDLKTNKVKIAKVDVYSEICWKDGVFSFEDKPLDEIMKVLSRWYDIQVVFENESIKKEQFNGVLIKDRNIDEILRSIKNSGIIKKYEFKNKTLILK
- a CDS encoding SusC/RagA family TonB-linked outer membrane protein gives rise to the protein MKINSINCRFEFQKRLLLIMMKTFLILFCTTVFSFNTETTFSQAKISIDENQLVSVKEVFKIIQKQTNYSFIYPNDFFKDAPKVQLKKGTIEISKLLAPIFKSRNLNFEITADKNIIIKEALNIEAKEKPIEAKEKAVQEIKVSGKITDENNQPIPGASILVKGTQIATQTDLDGKYLIKVPSNESVLVVSFIGYGTKEIKINNQSVINFQLLPETAKLEEVVVVGYGSSKQKDLTGSVSSVKSENFNKGPQLSAQQAIQGKMAGVVIAQNSGKPGGSNTVIIRGGTSLTGTNDPLYVIDGVPISTSAGVSSANIRGNGTDFFDQEPTNPLMTINPNDIESVTVLKDASSTAIYGSRGANGVIVITTKKGKSGNLKVSLDVTGGIATVSNKLDVLSADEYRKINTDLGLTFSDLGGNTNWQDEIYRTAKTQDYNLSFSGGSDKTAYRASLGYGNQEGVLIGSKLERANARINVNHSALDDKLTFDFRVNYGQTFSNNSPVSNTVGSEAGTSINYESYVFNPTYPIYDANGKYNHVPPYRINPVSFSNDVLDEVTNNRFLGNLSTTYKILNPLSVNVNLGYTNQAINRNSYVKKSNPLGEGMGGYASVQKLEDYSKLLETILRYNDSFGKHSVDAIAGYSYQYFVNEGIRNAVSGFLSDEFKWYSLQAASTNQGVTSFKGSNKLISMYGRVNYNFDDIILATATVRRDGSSRFGSGNQWGVFPSGSLAWRVSNMDFFKSKTISDLKIRTSYGVTGNQEIGNLNSITRLGATSAGYIVGGQRITTVLPLQYANPDLKWEQTAQFNTGIDYSILDGRIRGSIDYYVKKTTDLLLRIPVPSPTAVSTQLANVGSVQNKGIELEISADIIKKADFSWSTSINYTRNRNKVLSLSNSLYKGDNIQVAPLQGQGLTAGIYAQLIQPGLPVGTFYGREFKGIENGVEIIDPEMKVIGCAQPDFTFGITNSLNYKRFSLGFNFRGSVGNDVFNLTANNLGYLSNLPGRNVLQEAVSSGVLRTQPKQYSSRWIEDGSFVRLDNVTLGYDINLKNLPAISNARLFITGQNLLLFTKYSGLDPEVNSDVSGTGIAPIGVDYLAYPKAKTVSAGLSVTF